A stretch of the Desulfobacter sp. genome encodes the following:
- a CDS encoding ABC transporter ATP-binding protein — MFASKEKKIRLADLALVKGLTPYVRPYAWMLALTTLMVFLVTGFELLLPLLTQKAVDGFILPVQGTGTQVFGFEITQFSSFGLLFAGVIVSGFILDFCQTLFMEYTGQKIILNLRCRLFAHMTGLPVAYYDQNSSGRLVARVAGDIENMNEMFTSILVFIFKDLILMAGIFGVLFFINEQLTLYLSLIIPVIVLSIGYFSRILRKVFRNIRQKISEINHRFSEAIAGIKIIQTTTASDRFAKAFYALNQAHFTAAMSQIKIFAVFMPFIGFLGILSTALIIWTGSFSVASQAMTLGELVAFLTYMKLFFRPLRELSEKFNLLQNALASAERIITVLNTPRAEQENARVRLNQISRLEFKDINFSYENNRPVLQDLNFSLEKGKSLGIVGRTGSGKSSIINLITGFYTPQKGNILINTIDHRTMDIREIRNCTALVMQDPILFSGTVLENIKGSSRSDHTGLESALKKANCGFLHEKFSGLDTLLGEGGRPLSSGEKQLVCIARAFAFDPDLIIFDEATSYMDSQSEIQVHDAMKKLMAGRLSIIIAHRLSTVRDCDHILVLKQGQIVEQGSHADLAAQKGEYAMLLKKEQI, encoded by the coding sequence ATGTTTGCCTCAAAAGAAAAAAAGATCCGCCTGGCCGACCTGGCCCTGGTCAAAGGACTGACACCCTATGTCAGGCCCTATGCCTGGATGCTGGCATTGACCACCCTGATGGTCTTTTTAGTCACAGGGTTTGAACTATTGCTGCCCTTGCTCACCCAAAAGGCGGTTGACGGATTTATCCTGCCCGTGCAAGGCACGGGAACCCAGGTTTTCGGATTTGAAATCACCCAATTTTCCTCTTTTGGTCTTTTGTTCGCAGGGGTTATTGTTTCAGGATTTATCCTTGATTTTTGCCAGACCCTGTTCATGGAATATACCGGACAAAAAATCATCCTCAACCTCAGGTGCCGCCTCTTTGCCCATATGACCGGGCTGCCTGTGGCCTATTATGACCAGAACAGTTCAGGACGTCTTGTGGCCCGGGTGGCCGGGGATATTGAAAACATGAACGAGATGTTCACCAGTATCCTGGTCTTTATCTTCAAAGATCTCATCCTCATGGCCGGCATATTCGGGGTGCTCTTTTTCATCAATGAACAACTCACCTTGTACCTGAGTTTGATCATCCCCGTCATTGTTCTCAGCATTGGATATTTTTCCCGTATCTTAAGAAAAGTGTTCAGAAACATCCGCCAGAAAATCTCTGAGATCAATCACCGGTTCTCAGAAGCGATTGCCGGAATCAAAATCATCCAGACCACCACGGCAAGCGACCGATTTGCCAAGGCATTTTACGCCCTTAACCAGGCCCATTTTACGGCAGCCATGTCCCAAATCAAAATCTTTGCCGTATTCATGCCCTTTATTGGATTTTTAGGCATATTGTCCACAGCCCTTATCATCTGGACCGGCAGTTTTTCAGTGGCCAGCCAGGCCATGACCTTAGGTGAACTTGTGGCCTTTCTCACCTATATGAAACTGTTTTTCAGACCCTTGAGGGAATTGTCTGAAAAGTTTAACTTGCTTCAAAATGCTCTGGCCTCGGCTGAGCGGATCATCACCGTTCTCAATACCCCCAGGGCTGAACAGGAAAATGCCAGGGTTCGGCTGAACCAAATTTCCCGGCTTGAGTTTAAGGATATTAATTTTTCATATGAAAACAACAGGCCTGTGCTCCAGGATTTAAATTTCAGCCTTGAAAAAGGGAAATCCCTGGGCATCGTGGGCAGGACCGGGTCCGGAAAAAGCTCCATCATCAATCTGATCACAGGATTTTACACCCCCCAAAAGGGAAACATCCTCATCAACACCATTGACCATCGCACCATGGATATCAGGGAGATTCGAAATTGCACCGCCCTGGTCATGCAGGATCCGATTCTCTTTTCAGGCACAGTCCTGGAAAATATAAAAGGATCAAGCCGTTCAGACCATACAGGCCTTGAGTCCGCCCTTAAAAAGGCCAACTGCGGTTTTTTACATGAAAAATTCTCAGGTCTTGACACCCTGTTGGGAGAAGGGGGAAGGCCATTGTCTTCGGGTGAAAAACAATTGGTCTGCATTGCCCGGGCCTTTGCCTTTGACCCGGATCTCATCATCTTTGACGAGGCCACCTCGTACATGGACTCTCAATCTGAAATCCAGGTCCATGACGCCATGAAAAAGCTGATGGCAGGCAGGCTGTCCATCATCATTGCCCACAGGCTCTCCACGGTGAGAGACTGTGACCATATTCTGGTGCTCAAACAGGGCCAAATTGTTGAGCAGGGCAGCCATGCCGATCTTGCCGCCCAAAAGGGGGAATATGCCATGCTCCTGAAAAAAGAACAGATTTAA
- a CDS encoding ABC transporter ATP-binding protein yields MKLILPYFRKNAYKILIGILCMILVDLAQLVVPQIIKQSVDTLAMARIDQGILLEQCLTIAGLGLFMALLRYVWRILLMGAARDLERGIRDDLYDHVLSLDMGYYNKTRPGDIMAHATSDINHVRMAFGFGLIVMVDTLLLGGACISIMFWTSPKLAALTLIPMPFLVLATKILGNKMHLFHRTAQEAFSILTEQIREGFFGIRVIKIFNFEPIIQDKVNAASESYFRKNLKRAFINALLRPMLGLFFNISTIIIIFYGGFLVINKLLTPGELVAFLQYLGILAWPVIAIGWMTNLFQRGMASMKRIQALLDARPDIDIPQSPGRIEKGKGNIMISGVNFSYDQPLLVLKNIHMDISPGMRIGITGPPGSGKTSLIQLIPRLYDPDQGKIFLDGVNLKDLDPENLRAQIALMPQEPFLFSGTIKENILMGRDINRATLEKIIRVCGLKTTIEQMPDQINTLVGERGVTLSGGQKQRVALARTLVEPKPVILLDDPVSQVDTQTAQGLISGIYQMNTEATMILVSHRLSALAGCHKIYIMDKGKIMDQGSHEALKQSNAFYRESFRVQQFEENAHV; encoded by the coding sequence TTGAAACTCATCCTCCCCTATTTTAGGAAAAATGCTTATAAAATCCTGATCGGCATCCTCTGCATGATCCTTGTGGACCTTGCCCAGCTTGTGGTGCCCCAGATCATCAAACAAAGCGTGGACACCCTGGCCATGGCCAGGATTGATCAAGGGATACTTCTGGAACAATGCCTTACCATCGCAGGGTTAGGTCTTTTCATGGCCCTTCTCAGGTATGTATGGCGCATCCTGCTCATGGGCGCGGCCCGGGATCTTGAACGGGGCATCAGGGATGATCTGTATGACCATGTGCTCTCTTTGGACATGGGATATTATAACAAGACCCGGCCCGGGGATATCATGGCCCATGCCACCTCTGACATCAACCATGTGCGCATGGCATTCGGATTCGGGCTGATTGTGATGGTGGACACCCTTCTTCTGGGAGGGGCATGCATTTCCATCATGTTCTGGACCAGCCCCAAACTGGCCGCATTGACCCTGATTCCCATGCCCTTTCTGGTATTGGCCACCAAAATCCTGGGCAATAAAATGCATCTGTTTCACAGAACCGCCCAGGAAGCCTTTTCGATTCTCACGGAACAGATCAGGGAAGGGTTCTTTGGTATCCGGGTCATCAAGATCTTTAATTTTGAGCCAATCATCCAGGACAAGGTCAATGCGGCCTCGGAATCATACTTTAGAAAAAATTTAAAACGGGCCTTTATCAATGCCCTTCTCCGCCCCATGCTCGGTCTTTTTTTCAATATCTCCACCATCATCATCATCTTTTACGGCGGGTTCCTGGTCATCAACAAACTCTTGACCCCGGGCGAACTTGTGGCCTTTTTGCAATACCTGGGAATCCTGGCCTGGCCTGTGATTGCCATTGGGTGGATGACCAACCTTTTCCAGCGGGGCATGGCCTCCATGAAACGGATCCAGGCCCTTTTAGATGCCCGGCCTGACATTGACATCCCACAGTCCCCCGGACGTATAGAAAAGGGAAAAGGAAACATAATGATTTCCGGGGTCAATTTTTCCTATGATCAACCCCTTTTGGTGCTCAAAAATATTCACATGGATATCTCTCCTGGGATGCGCATCGGGATTACCGGGCCTCCGGGATCGGGAAAAACCAGCCTGATCCAGCTGATTCCCAGGCTCTATGACCCGGACCAGGGCAAGATCTTTCTGGACGGAGTCAACCTGAAAGACCTGGACCCTGAAAATTTAAGGGCGCAGATTGCCCTCATGCCCCAGGAGCCCTTTCTCTTTTCGGGCACCATCAAGGAAAATATTCTCATGGGCCGGGATATTAACCGGGCAACACTTGAAAAAATCATCCGGGTCTGCGGCCTTAAAACCACCATTGAACAGATGCCGGACCAGATCAATACCCTTGTGGGCGAGCGGGGGGTGACCCTGTCCGGAGGCCAGAAACAGCGGGTGGCCCTGGCCAGGACCCTGGTTGAGCCCAAGCCTGTCATCCTTTTGGATGACCCGGTCAGCCAGGTGGACACCCAGACCGCCCAGGGTCTTATATCCGGAATCTATCAGATGAATACCGAGGCCACCATGATCCTGGTCTCCCACAGGCTCTCTGCCCTGGCCGGGTGCCATAAAATTTATATCATGGACAAGGGAAAAATCATGGATCAGGGCAGCCATGAGGCCCTGAAACAATCCAATGCCTTTTACCGGGAATCCTTCAGGGTCCAGCAATTTGAGGAGAATGCCCATGTCTGA